In one Megasphaera vaginalis (ex Bordigoni et al. 2020) genomic region, the following are encoded:
- a CDS encoding IclR family transcriptional regulator produces the protein MIESIDRALAILQLFLKEERPLSVTQISKMMGLHKSTVSRTMETMEARGFISRDKDTGLYWPGLQIYSLGMLFRENGSIQKVAYPYAKALASKFGEGVHMTTFSVNESAYPQHVILEKIKSSASVDVAPPIGSVRPSHCAASGKCLLAFDEAYRKRYEGCDLKRFTEYTVIDWDTLNEELALIRKNGYAVEREEVEIGMACIAAPIFSHQRVVAAISLSAPLSRLTEELLPEIIKSVQKTAKEISQAL, from the coding sequence ATGATTGAATCCATTGATCGCGCGTTGGCGATCTTACAACTTTTCTTGAAAGAAGAACGGCCGCTAAGCGTGACGCAGATCAGCAAGATGATGGGACTGCATAAGAGTACTGTCAGCAGAACGATGGAGACGATGGAGGCGCGCGGCTTTATCAGCAGAGATAAGGACACGGGACTTTATTGGCCGGGGTTGCAGATTTATTCGTTAGGCATGCTTTTTCGTGAAAACGGATCTATCCAAAAGGTTGCTTATCCATATGCCAAAGCCCTTGCCAGTAAATTTGGCGAAGGTGTGCATATGACGACTTTTTCCGTAAATGAATCGGCTTATCCGCAGCATGTCATTTTGGAAAAGATAAAGTCATCGGCTTCCGTTGATGTCGCCCCGCCGATCGGTTCCGTTCGTCCCAGCCACTGTGCAGCATCAGGTAAATGCCTGCTGGCTTTTGACGAGGCATATCGTAAACGATATGAAGGTTGTGATCTGAAGCGCTTTACGGAATATACGGTCATCGATTGGGATACATTGAATGAAGAGTTGGCTTTGATTCGAAAAAATGGGTATGCCGTCGAACGGGAAGAGGTAGAAATCGGCATGGCTTGTATTGCGGCTCCGATTTTTTCTCATCAGCGAGTCGTTGCGGCGATCAGTTTGTCTGCCCCTTTGTCACGTTTGACGGAGGAACTTTTGCCGGAGATCATCAAAAGCGTGCAAAAAACGGCCAAGGAGATATCGCAAGCGCTGTAA
- a CDS encoding PD-(D/E)XK nuclease family protein, with the protein MAVTVLFGQARSGKTTYCFEQMATLAVQDFKTMLLVPDQATYDTERRFADFMPGKGFMGVSITGFTRLAYHVLQERGKEKTPLSDLGKTLILQRLLRRYADRFTVLQTAARQPGFAAAAGQFLWECRSFCVTADDLRRCASTVEEGPLARKLKDMALLYEVYEAFLAERFGSVDDTLTMLTKEVGTYTYLQGAQVWVDGFQWFTAQQLAVLKAIAAVAANVTITLTMDRDRLPSQRKETALFHRAYEVYNELKKAFPTLQVHTVRYNAADELMQLRDDFFHVVPRQAPVPLTRLHLTECSSREVEIDGVARKIMALVQTGHCYRDFLVIVRNTAQYCHFVERIFRRYGIPCFSDYRRPMHAHPAAEAVVSLLQVLTGRWNHEAVFQLLKTDLIDLPRQAVDELENYCLAYGIRGDQWLSEAPWQYTEMRFPGQRLTSDEADMLRHINELREAVRKILLPFWQEGRGEKSLRQWCTLLYHWLLRLGIPEKLEAWQRADEEAGQMVESREHEQVWKRIVEILGEIVTLCGDDTVSVGAFSEIIEDAFDGSEFTLIPPTLDHVTLTAIDRGYTLQGRVVFICGLNHGVFPQVQAEDALFNDTDRRSLDTVGLHLAPSSRFRSFQERFLFYLALTRARDELWLSYVLTDEEGKQLPPAAWVRQLLEKNYIVLLRRLKELMPAGEEKEYLYTLSSALTYLPQQLQPAVKREPVGDIWWGLYDWALQHAGGSLWQQSLGSLFYHNQACTLAGKTVRKLFAPDGSLRGSVTRFEQYRQCPFAYFAKYGLGLRERETYQFDAANSGVFVHGALCAVSEELLRQGKQWRDLAWGEIETICREAAEAWVPYIRNNILAANGYYQEIKTRLVQTLVRKVRILVLFSRASAFEMAAVEASFGRDGHDWEPLRFTLPGGLDVVLTGQIDRVDVLRRDGKTFIVVIDYKSGRKSLDLLDVYAAVELQLLTYMAVALQHFGSGAAPAAVLYCRVRNDKVSFSRLPEEREMEQAYHDHDKVQGFFTADFERIRSLDKTIDSGSQFLEVTFNKDGSVPKNSTVLYNDGDWDSLLSLVRQRIGAIAAAIDAGKIDIAPLKRGNQTACVYCAYHGICAFDSRFRGNSYTVPVITEKKKVMEILRQEGGAANGLD; encoded by the coding sequence ATGGCTGTAACGGTGCTTTTCGGACAGGCCAGAAGCGGAAAAACGACATACTGCTTTGAACAGATGGCGACTCTGGCGGTGCAGGACTTCAAAACGATGCTGTTGGTTCCGGATCAGGCGACATACGATACGGAACGAAGGTTTGCAGACTTTATGCCCGGAAAAGGATTTATGGGCGTATCTATTACCGGGTTTACACGGCTGGCGTATCACGTGCTGCAGGAACGGGGAAAAGAAAAAACGCCTTTATCCGATCTGGGGAAGACGCTTATTTTACAGCGGTTGCTGCGTCGTTATGCGGATCGGTTTACCGTTTTGCAGACAGCGGCTAGGCAACCCGGATTTGCCGCTGCAGCAGGACAGTTCCTTTGGGAATGCCGTTCTTTTTGTGTCACTGCCGATGATTTGCGGAGGTGTGCGTCGACTGTTGAGGAGGGGCCGTTGGCGCGTAAGCTGAAAGACATGGCCCTGCTTTATGAGGTGTATGAGGCTTTTCTTGCCGAACGGTTCGGGTCCGTTGATGACACGCTGACGATGTTGACTAAAGAAGTTGGTACGTATACGTATCTTCAGGGCGCCCAAGTCTGGGTAGACGGATTTCAGTGGTTTACGGCACAGCAACTGGCGGTATTGAAAGCGATAGCTGCCGTTGCGGCAAATGTGACGATTACGTTGACGATGGATCGTGACCGGTTGCCTTCACAGCGAAAGGAGACAGCGCTTTTTCATCGGGCCTATGAGGTATACAATGAACTGAAAAAAGCATTTCCGACACTTCAGGTGCATACTGTCAGATATAACGCCGCTGACGAGCTGATGCAACTGCGCGACGATTTTTTCCATGTCGTGCCGAGGCAAGCGCCGGTTCCCTTGACGCGGCTTCATCTTACGGAATGCAGCAGCAGGGAAGTGGAAATCGACGGTGTGGCAAGAAAGATCATGGCCCTTGTGCAGACCGGGCACTGTTACCGGGATTTTTTGGTCATTGTTCGCAATACGGCACAGTACTGCCATTTTGTGGAACGGATTTTTCGGCGCTACGGGATTCCCTGTTTCAGCGATTACAGACGTCCTATGCACGCGCATCCTGCGGCGGAGGCAGTTGTCTCGCTTTTGCAGGTGCTGACAGGGCGATGGAATCATGAAGCGGTTTTTCAGCTGCTGAAAACAGATCTTATCGATTTGCCGCGTCAGGCCGTTGATGAACTGGAAAACTACTGCCTGGCATACGGCATACGCGGCGATCAATGGCTGTCCGAAGCGCCGTGGCAATATACGGAAATGCGTTTCCCCGGACAGCGCTTGACGTCCGATGAGGCAGATATGCTGCGGCATATCAATGAGCTGCGCGAGGCGGTGCGGAAAATACTTTTGCCGTTCTGGCAAGAAGGTCGTGGTGAAAAAAGTTTACGCCAATGGTGTACGCTGCTGTACCATTGGCTCCTTCGCCTGGGGATTCCGGAAAAGCTGGAAGCCTGGCAACGGGCTGACGAAGAAGCCGGGCAGATGGTTGAGAGCAGAGAGCATGAGCAGGTATGGAAACGGATCGTGGAAATTCTCGGAGAAATCGTCACCCTTTGCGGTGATGATACGGTCTCGGTCGGCGCGTTCTCGGAAATTATTGAAGATGCCTTTGACGGTTCGGAATTCACCTTGATTCCGCCGACGCTTGATCACGTGACCTTAACTGCGATCGATCGGGGATATACGTTACAAGGCCGAGTGGTTTTCATTTGCGGGCTGAATCATGGCGTTTTTCCGCAGGTACAGGCAGAAGACGCCCTTTTTAACGATACAGACCGCCGTAGCTTAGATACTGTCGGATTGCATCTGGCGCCGAGCAGCCGGTTCCGTTCTTTTCAAGAACGATTTCTTTTTTATTTAGCCTTGACCCGGGCTCGGGATGAACTTTGGCTTTCCTATGTTTTGACGGATGAGGAAGGAAAACAGTTGCCGCCGGCCGCATGGGTCAGGCAGCTGCTGGAAAAAAACTATATCGTTTTGCTGCGGCGTTTAAAAGAACTGATGCCGGCAGGTGAAGAAAAGGAATACTTGTATACCCTTTCTTCCGCTTTGACATACTTGCCGCAGCAGCTTCAGCCGGCAGTGAAAAGAGAACCTGTAGGCGATATTTGGTGGGGATTGTACGATTGGGCGTTGCAGCATGCTGGCGGCTCCTTGTGGCAGCAGTCTCTGGGGAGCCTGTTTTATCATAATCAGGCCTGTACGTTGGCGGGAAAGACGGTGAGGAAGCTCTTTGCGCCTGACGGATCACTGCGTGGTTCGGTTACCAGATTTGAGCAGTACAGGCAGTGTCCTTTTGCTTATTTTGCAAAATACGGATTGGGACTGCGGGAACGGGAAACCTACCAATTTGACGCAGCCAACTCCGGCGTGTTCGTGCACGGCGCATTATGCGCCGTCAGTGAAGAATTGTTGCGGCAGGGAAAACAATGGCGTGATCTCGCTTGGGGTGAGATCGAGACGATTTGCCGGGAAGCGGCTGAAGCCTGGGTTCCGTATATTCGCAATAATATTCTTGCCGCCAACGGATATTATCAGGAGATCAAGACACGACTGGTTCAAACGTTGGTAAGAAAAGTGCGGATACTGGTTCTTTTCAGCCGGGCCTCGGCCTTTGAAATGGCCGCCGTTGAAGCTTCTTTCGGGAGAGACGGACATGATTGGGAACCGTTGCGTTTTACCTTGCCCGGCGGTTTGGACGTTGTACTGACGGGGCAGATTGACAGAGTAGATGTTTTGCGTCGAGACGGCAAAACGTTTATCGTCGTCATTGATTATAAGTCCGGCAGGAAATCGTTGGATCTGCTGGATGTGTATGCGGCAGTTGAGTTGCAGTTGTTGACGTATATGGCCGTTGCCTTGCAACATTTCGGCAGCGGCGCCGCGCCGGCAGCCGTACTTTATTGCCGTGTTCGCAATGATAAAGTCAGTTTTTCCCGTTTGCCGGAAGAGCGGGAAATGGAGCAGGCTTATCATGACCACGACAAGGTGCAAGGCTTTTTCACCGCTGATTTTGAACGGATACGCTCCTTGGATAAAACGATTGACTCCGGTTCGCAATTCCTGGAAGTAACGTTCAACAAAGACGGCAGTGTGCCGAAGAATTCCACTGTTTTGTATAATGACGGGGATTGGGATTCGCTCTTGTCTCTGGTACGGCAACGTATCGGCGCGATTGCCGCGGCCATTGACGCCGGTAAGATTGATATAGCGCCGCTTAAGCGCGGCAACCAAACGGCTTGCGTTTATTGTGCCTATCATGGAATCTGTGCGTTCGACAGTCGTTTCAGAGGAAACAGCTATACGGTGCCGGTTATAACTGAAAAAAAGAAAGTGATGGAAATTCTTCGGCAGGAAGGAGGCGCGGCAAATGGCTTGGACTGA
- a CDS encoding ECF transporter S component, which yields MVQKRNGFTAKRLTIAALFMAMNMALSSVGIPVPGGHLYINDIVICLAALLFMPKEAFFIGGIGAFLGDFFFYPAPMFVSLVTHGIQAWAISAIVHRNSGDMSKGEAVTALLIGAVIMVVGYSLGRAYVYSTPMYAWIKLPFEILQALIGVIGGYVIYFHTGIRKLWKHYFA from the coding sequence ATGGTACAGAAAAGAAACGGATTTACTGCAAAGCGATTGACGATCGCAGCTTTATTCATGGCTATGAATATGGCGCTCAGTTCGGTGGGAATTCCCGTTCCCGGCGGTCATTTGTATATTAATGATATCGTCATTTGTTTGGCGGCATTGCTGTTTATGCCTAAAGAGGCGTTTTTTATTGGCGGTATCGGTGCTTTTTTAGGGGATTTCTTTTTTTATCCGGCGCCTATGTTTGTATCTTTGGTGACGCATGGTATTCAAGCTTGGGCTATTTCTGCAATTGTGCACAGAAATAGCGGTGACATGAGCAAGGGAGAAGCGGTAACGGCTTTGTTAATCGGCGCTGTCATTATGGTTGTCGGGTATTCCTTGGGCCGGGCTTATGTATACAGTACGCCCATGTATGCGTGGATAAAGCTGCCTTTTGAGATATTGCAGGCCTTGATCGGGGTGATCGGCGGCTATGTGATTTATTTTCACACGGGAATACGCAAACTGTGGAAACATTATTTTGCCTGA
- a CDS encoding MFS transporter, which translates to MEEYKDMHKVIGEKPTRKRWFMLMLIFVLTAINYLDRTNMAVAAPSLSAEFGFDASTMGLLLSSFAWSYALMQVPGGYILERVGPRLTYTVSLFLWSFFTVMMGFGKNFLSIFGIRLAIGASEAPAFPTNTRVVAAWFPDNERATAISIYTAAEFIGLAFLTPALFWILDIWGWREIFYVTGIIGIGFSVLWYMLYRDPKDCKGINEAELAYIRNGGGQAEKAGQKHEITWAEMKELFRHRQLIGVYIAQFANTSTMYFFLTWFPSYLILAKNMPMLKAGWYAVIPYIGALIGVLIGGHWSDYMLKHGASVSKARKLPVACGLLCSMTIITANYFDSIDIVISIMALAFFEQGMAAIIWSTIADIAPPESVSLAGGVFSLAGNAAGVITPLVIGIIVGLTGSFFGAMAFISIIVAIGILSLVFIVGDIHRLESKEESFNL; encoded by the coding sequence CGGCCATCAATTATTTGGATAGAACGAATATGGCAGTGGCGGCGCCCAGCTTAAGTGCGGAATTCGGTTTTGATGCGTCGACGATGGGTTTGTTGCTGTCGTCGTTTGCTTGGTCCTATGCTTTGATGCAAGTTCCTGGCGGATATATTTTAGAAAGGGTGGGACCGCGTTTAACGTATACCGTATCGCTGTTTTTATGGTCATTTTTTACTGTAATGATGGGATTTGGAAAAAATTTTTTGAGTATATTTGGTATACGTCTTGCTATTGGCGCGTCCGAAGCTCCTGCTTTTCCTACTAATACGCGTGTCGTAGCGGCTTGGTTTCCGGATAATGAACGAGCAACTGCAATTTCAATTTATACGGCAGCGGAATTTATTGGTCTTGCTTTTTTGACGCCGGCATTGTTTTGGATTCTTGATATTTGGGGATGGCGTGAAATCTTCTATGTTACCGGAATAATCGGAATTGGCTTTAGCGTGCTTTGGTATATGTTGTATCGTGACCCGAAAGACTGTAAAGGCATTAATGAGGCAGAGTTGGCTTATATTCGTAATGGTGGTGGACAGGCGGAGAAGGCAGGACAAAAACATGAGATTACTTGGGCGGAAATGAAAGAACTGTTCCGACATCGTCAACTTATCGGCGTTTACATTGCCCAATTTGCTAATACGAGTACGATGTACTTTTTTTTAACATGGTTTCCAAGTTATTTAATTTTGGCTAAAAATATGCCAATGTTGAAAGCTGGTTGGTATGCAGTAATCCCGTACATTGGTGCGCTGATCGGGGTATTGATCGGTGGACATTGGTCCGACTACATGCTGAAACATGGCGCGTCTGTATCGAAAGCCAGGAAATTACCGGTGGCTTGTGGACTGCTGTGCTCTATGACGATTATTACAGCCAATTATTTTGACTCCATTGATATTGTTATCAGTATTATGGCGCTGGCTTTCTTTGAACAAGGAATGGCAGCTATTATTTGGAGTACAATTGCTGATATAGCGCCTCCTGAATCAGTGAGCTTAGCTGGAGGTGTATTTAGCTTAGCTGGTAATGCTGCGGGTGTTATTACTCCGCTGGTCATTGGTATCATTGTAGGCCTTACAGGCAGTTTTTTTGGTGCAATGGCATTTATTAGCATTATTGTAGCAATTGGGATTTTGTCTCTCGTTTTTATTGTTGGAGATATTCATCGTCTGGAAAGTAAAGAGGAATCTTTTAATCTTTAA
- a CDS encoding 4Fe-4S cluster-binding domain-containing protein — protein MKVRHFCQPAPNQMVYKTREGGATVTVFVPYDCYNNCPFCINKEEYADPVGFSAEKICRSIKTMDRITPNCDFVFTGGEPFADLQILQQMLDVVPLTHKVYINTTLPISSVQSEEDIIRFTERNKHKITCINVSRHMQHYVVESNDTLLSKLAVPFRINCVLYKKYPFREMVPYLERFLRVAGASIQFRFDYTETTLDNLYDEEHDGILADLRKLSSYVGLDGCRMRCGFHFDYKGLELTYHKTLPYSTIVEKDGKDGVTYDILYDILIKQNGDIHSDWDGTPLDIKAYENVVFEPYDLQWLQERRQNKVSPLPAAAVI, from the coding sequence ATGAAAGTTCGACATTTTTGCCAGCCGGCGCCGAATCAGATGGTATATAAGACCAGAGAAGGCGGCGCCACAGTGACTGTATTTGTACCGTATGACTGTTATAATAATTGTCCCTTCTGCATTAATAAAGAAGAGTATGCGGATCCCGTCGGTTTTTCTGCCGAAAAAATTTGCCGAAGCATTAAGACGATGGACCGTATTACACCGAATTGTGATTTTGTTTTCACTGGCGGGGAGCCTTTTGCGGATTTGCAAATTTTACAGCAAATGCTTGATGTCGTACCGTTGACGCATAAGGTCTACATCAATACGACGTTGCCGATTTCCAGTGTACAGAGTGAAGAGGACATTATCCGTTTTACGGAGCGAAATAAGCATAAAATTACCTGCATTAACGTTTCCCGGCACATGCAACATTATGTTGTCGAGTCCAATGACACGTTACTGTCGAAACTGGCTGTGCCGTTTCGAATCAATTGTGTCCTGTATAAGAAATATCCTTTTCGGGAAATGGTACCGTATTTGGAACGGTTTCTCCGCGTTGCCGGCGCTTCTATTCAGTTCCGATTTGATTACACGGAGACGACGCTCGATAATTTGTATGATGAAGAGCATGACGGGATTTTGGCGGATTTGCGCAAGCTTTCCTCCTATGTCGGCCTTGACGGCTGCCGGATGCGTTGCGGTTTTCATTTTGACTACAAAGGCTTGGAACTGACCTATCATAAGACGTTGCCATACAGCACTATTGTGGAAAAAGATGGGAAGGACGGCGTTACTTATGATATTCTTTACGATATTTTGATTAAACAGAATGGCGACATTCATTCCGACTGGGATGGCACGCCGCTGGACATTAAGGCATACGAAAATGTAGTGTTCGAACCGTATGATTTGCAGTGGCTCCAAGAGCGCCGCCAGAATAAGGTTTCGCCTTTGCCGGCGGCAGCCGTGATTTGA
- a CDS encoding ADP-ribosylglycohydrolase family protein, producing the protein METLDRFTGCMLGGASGDALGYLIEFDDLHTIRRKYGPYGLRTILKSKVNGNQGLISDDTQMSLFTADGLLWAAQAGLEPQEGVFRSYMRWYYTQTERIVSPEQMAWMKRQEHEIQWSYDLMGIQSLYARRAPGKTCLMTLATGRRFTETNLPNARCGSSAVMRVAPVGLFFSGDWERAFAVGAQTACLTHGDLTARLAAGALSLLIAQLSSGAALAPSLESMMQVVKRQKGSEALLAVLDKAFVEAASEHGAVQAMKEIGTGNTAREVLALAIYCILKADSLKNAVIMACNQDGASDSCGAVCGNIGGALYGATAVPKNWSNNLECRGIVEQLGDCLYQYGRGGKKSNAS; encoded by the coding sequence ATGGAGACCTTGGATCGTTTTACAGGGTGCATGTTGGGCGGAGCGTCCGGAGATGCCTTAGGCTATTTAATCGAGTTTGATGATCTGCATACGATTCGCAGGAAATATGGGCCCTACGGCTTGCGGACGATTTTGAAGTCTAAAGTGAACGGCAATCAAGGGCTGATTTCCGATGATACGCAGATGTCGTTGTTTACGGCCGATGGCTTGTTGTGGGCGGCACAAGCCGGATTGGAACCGCAGGAAGGCGTCTTTCGGTCATATATGCGCTGGTATTATACTCAGACGGAGCGAATTGTCAGTCCGGAACAGATGGCATGGATGAAGCGTCAGGAGCACGAAATACAGTGGTCCTACGATCTCATGGGGATACAGTCTCTCTATGCGCGGCGAGCTCCCGGAAAAACTTGTCTTATGACCTTGGCTACAGGTCGTCGTTTTACGGAAACGAATCTGCCGAACGCTCGTTGCGGCAGCAGTGCTGTCATGCGCGTAGCGCCGGTCGGCTTGTTTTTTAGCGGTGACTGGGAACGGGCGTTTGCTGTCGGGGCGCAGACGGCTTGCCTGACACATGGTGATTTGACGGCTCGTTTGGCAGCCGGAGCCTTGAGTCTGCTGATTGCCCAACTCAGCAGCGGCGCCGCCTTGGCGCCGTCATTGGAGTCTATGATGCAGGTCGTGAAACGGCAAAAGGGCAGCGAAGCGCTGCTGGCCGTGTTGGATAAAGCGTTTGTTGAAGCGGCTTCGGAACATGGCGCCGTGCAGGCGATGAAAGAGATTGGCACCGGCAATACGGCGCGGGAAGTTCTGGCGCTGGCAATTTACTGCATCCTCAAAGCCGATTCCTTAAAAAACGCTGTGATCATGGCTTGTAATCAAGATGGCGCCAGCGATTCCTGCGGGGCTGTTTGCGGCAATATCGGCGGCGCTTTGTACGGGGCGACTGCCGTTCCCAAAAATTGGTCGAATAATCTGGAGTGCCGCGGCATTGTCGAGCAATTGGGGGATTGTCTTTATCAATATGGACGGGGCGGCAAGAAAAGTAATGCTTCTTGA